A single window of Anomaloglossus baeobatrachus isolate aAnoBae1 chromosome 5, aAnoBae1.hap1, whole genome shotgun sequence DNA harbors:
- the LOC142312722 gene encoding uncharacterized protein LOC142312722 — translation MYLQFTVLQMCTNKEEFLREFIEVYQTQTPLWKIKSPEYSNRQLKKDAYLKMIAIYDKYHPNQKGTEDLVKRKIQAIRTVYKKELNKIEESKRSGAGTGDVYVPTLWYFDLLNFTRDQELHRPSTSSLNIGGDIPPDANNEVTISEEPTTSQQSTSEQLMETPASQLTNVDLVEAGPSNVSYTQSWQRRKKTIPPNTTTAVTKLMGVAQNILDQHNRPPLSGIAMFVDDEMRELTPDQKYIAQCLIQDVLRLARAKKLTDSSYVAIGEVSHPVEPVEPVEPVEPVDPVEPVDPVAPVDAPEIPQAAAEPSRQALRKGGVRGRRSRMSLNYL, via the exons ATGTATCTCCAATTTACTGTTTTacagatgtgtactaataaggaggaattcctacgtgaattcattgaggtgtaccagacgcaaacacccttatggaaaattaaatcccccgagtacagcaataggcaacttaaaaaggatgcgtaccttaaaatgattgcaatatatgacaaataccatcctaatcaaaaaggtaccgaggatctggttaaaagaaaaatacaggcaatacgcacagtttataagaaagaactgaacaaaatagaggaatccaagcgttctggtgctggcactggtgatgtctacgtcccaacgctgtggtattttgatttattaaatttcacaagggaccaggagcttcacaggccatcaaccagtagcctcaatattggtggtgatattccccctGATGCGAACAATGAAGTgactatatctgag gagccaacaacaagtcagcAATCAACATCTGAACAactaatggaaactcctgctagccaattaaccaatgttgatttggttgaggcaggcccatccaatgtgtcctacacacaaagttggcaaaggagaaaaaaaaccatccctccaaacactactacagctgtaacaaaactgatgggagtggcacaaaacatcctagaccagcacaacagaccacccctttctggtattgctatGTTTGTGGATGATGAAATGCGTGAACTGACCCCAGATCAAAAATACATAgcccaatgtttaatccaggatgtcttacgtttggcaagagcaaaaaaactaacagactcatcctatgttgccattggcgaggtttctcatcctgttgaacctgttgaacctgttgaacctgttgaacctgttgaccctgttgaacctgttgatcctgttgctcctgttgatgcccctgaaattcctcaagctgcagcagagccatcaagacaagcacttcgaaagggtggtgtgcgtggccgtaggtcacgcatgagtttg AATTATCTTTGA